A region of Natribaculum luteum DNA encodes the following proteins:
- a CDS encoding twin-arginine translocation signal domain-containing protein — translation MTDDVYESEHDISDGSRRSFMKKGALAASALALGAGASSTATAQDADQVLVFPYHYIPEQDLDVLTELEQSTTINLLQVDGETVDEISQPDEYNGYAVRYDIGEETAGATGFLFLRNASLDSGDSVTLSADATMFSSDLNILSVSVNGDGDNGDDEDEDEEEEAENDADNETEDEDGGVTVETEVGEDNESNGA, via the coding sequence ATGACTGACGACGTATACGAATCCGAACACGACATATCAGATGGATCGCGCCGATCGTTTATGAAGAAAGGTGCGCTCGCCGCGAGTGCACTCGCGCTCGGGGCGGGGGCCTCGAGCACGGCGACGGCACAGGATGCAGACCAAGTCCTGGTGTTCCCCTACCACTACATCCCGGAACAGGACCTCGACGTACTCACCGAACTCGAGCAGAGCACCACCATCAACCTGCTCCAGGTCGACGGCGAGACGGTCGACGAGATCAGCCAGCCCGACGAGTACAACGGGTACGCCGTCCGGTACGACATCGGGGAGGAGACGGCGGGCGCGACCGGCTTCCTCTTCTTGCGGAATGCGAGCCTGGACAGCGGTGACAGCGTGACCCTGTCGGCCGACGCCACGATGTTCAGTTCCGATCTGAACATCCTCAGCGTGTCGGTCAACGGCGACGGGGACAACGGAGACGACGAAGACGAGGACGAAGAAGAGGAAGCGGAAAACGACGCCGACAACGAAACCGAAGACGAAGACGGCGGCGTCACGGTCGAGACGGAAGTCGGCGAGGACAACGAAAGCAACGGCGCGTAA
- a CDS encoding twin-arginine translocation signal domain-containing protein — MTDETYESEHDRSGDSRRSFMKKSALATGALVLGTGAASTAAAQDDGDVLVFSYDYLPNQDFEVLAQLDQSTTISILELDGEEVEEIGGGDDYDGYVIRYDMGEDTAGVTTFLFTDEASLSEGDTETMSADASMLSSDLNILSASLGGGDGNGGDEENGEENDTEEEDGGMADNATEEDNETNTTA, encoded by the coding sequence ATGACAGACGAAACGTACGAATCCGAACACGACAGATCCGGAGATTCGCGCCGGTCGTTCATGAAGAAGAGCGCACTCGCGACGGGTGCCCTCGTTCTCGGTACCGGCGCCGCGAGTACGGCAGCCGCACAGGACGACGGAGACGTGCTGGTGTTCTCCTACGACTACCTCCCGAACCAGGACTTCGAAGTGCTCGCCCAGCTCGACCAGAGCACCACGATCAGCATCCTCGAGCTCGACGGCGAGGAGGTCGAGGAGATCGGCGGCGGCGACGACTACGACGGGTACGTCATCCGGTACGACATGGGCGAGGACACCGCTGGCGTCACCACGTTCCTCTTCACGGACGAGGCGAGTCTGAGTGAGGGCGACACCGAGACGATGTCGGCGGACGCGTCGATGCTCAGTTCCGATCTGAACATCCTCAGTGCGTCGCTGGGCGGCGGCGACGGAAACGGTGGCGACGAGGAAAACGGCGAAGAAAACGACACCGAGGAAGAAGACGGCGGGATGGCTGACAACGCCACCGAAGAGGACAACGAGACGAACACCACCGCCTGA